The Ziziphus jujuba cultivar Dongzao chromosome 1, ASM3175591v1 genome segment ATTATGTCCATgagagaaaataacttgatgaccttttgttttattcttttatatgacCTTCTCTGAATTATTATCATGTAGTTTTGTATGTTATCGGTGTTTGATTTATTTACCTAAAgagcttttcttttatgttgtctAACCTTTTTGGATAAACTTTTCTTTGGGAATATGGATACAACCTTTTTTCTTTGGGGACATGTTTACAACCTTTCTTTATCATAGTGTTGGGAATGAGAAGTGTACTTGATTAGGCTGGTAAAATTTCTGTTTGAAAGTCTTTGCacacttttcaatttattagagTTGATTTTCTCTAGATTGCATCATTCATTTCATAAGCACCCTTATTTGGTAGTCACTGAagcatattattcatttaaatttgacAGATAATGCACATGCCGTATAGAGAAACCTggctttccttgtgtccatgcaattgcagcatgtaagtattgacatatttctccatatatcctttgctcgGTGCATTACTCAGTTGGCTCACTCTGTAACGcatatttgaaaaccatatatccacttggagataaatgtcagtggcatgctccagatgatgtcataaaccagcttgtacttccacctaagattggcaaacagtcaagaagaccaagaaagaagaggattcaatctcaaggagaggagcatcatcaatatagatgcaggaggtgcaaacagattggtcatAGTAGCAGAACATGCTCggccgccgtacctcttgatagcactaccaaccaacagcaccattcaactgaaggaccataaattgctctacgctatattaagacaatgggggcatgttatgtggtatgcgtgtgttatgcaatgtagtaaggaatgcaattagtagctcaaccgcgtaacatgtgttttggcataatagatgttggttttatgtgttgtttCATTGGAAAAGTCATTTATCATATTGTGTTGATAAAATATCAATGACCCTAAatagaaaaaaccccaaaagttcggaaaaagttctcaaattggcaaaaatatttgattaccgtaggtttcatcggtaattaccaaaacccttatggtaattacattttaccaattttttggcccccacaagtcccctaatgtgtattaaatgcaacaacatgcaaaatatacattcttcaatgatcctaaggagaaaaaaccccatatgttctgaaaaagttcttaaattggcacaaaaatttgattaccataaggCCTTCAGTaatactgatgaaacctacgataatcaatttatacttgctggaaaaattaccatagaaatcatcggtaattaccaaaacccctataGTAATCACAttcgacaacttttttggcccccacaagttccataatgtgtgttaaatgcaacaacatgcaaaatatacatttttcaatgatcctaaggagaaaaaatcccaaaagtttggaaaaagttctcaaagtggcaaaaaaatttgattaccttagggccttcgataatcaccaatgaaaccttcggtaattttttcagcaagtataaattgattaccgtaggtttcatcggtaattaccgaaggtcctatggtaatcaaatttttgtgccaatttgagaacttcttcaaaacttttggggttttttctctttaggatcattgaagaatgtatatttttcatgtttttgcatttaacacacattaggggactcatgggttaccaaaatctaaaaaaaaaaccagctcagttatattgctttaatattttcacctattatttgtagttgaaataaaattagattgattaaaagaaaaaaaaaaaagagagagaacaggcgacgcaaaatcttcattgtgtgtcgcctattaccaaaatctaaaaaaaaaaaccaactcagttatgttgctctgatatttttattggttatttgtagttgaaataaaattagattgactaaaaaaaccaaaaaaaaaaaaaaaaaggagaataggcgatgcacaatcttcattgtacatcgcctgttaccaaaatcataaaaaaaaaaagctcagttatgttgctctgatattttcactagttatttgtagttgaaataaaattagattaactaaaacaagcaaaaaaaaaagaaaaaaaaaaaaggagaacaagcgacgcacaatcttcattgtgcgtcgcttgttaacaaaatttaaaaaaaaaaaaaaaccgaaacaGAAAAAACCccatacattcatcaatgaccttaaatagaaaaaatcccaaaagttcggaaaaagttctcaaattggcaaaaatatttgattaccatagattttatcggtaattatcgaaacctttgtggtaatcacattttactaattttttggcccccacaagtcccctaatgtgtgttaaatgaaaaaacatgcaaaatatacattcttcaatgatcctaaggacaAAAAAACCCCAACAGTTCTGAAAAGTTcttaaattggcacaaaaatttgattaccgtaaggccttcgataattaccgatgaaacctacggtaatcaatttatacttgctggaaaaattaccgaaacccctgtggtagtcacattttaccaattttttggcccccacaagtcccctaatgtgtgttaaatgcaaaaacatacaaaatatacattcttcaatgattctaaggagaaaaaaccccaaaaattctgaaaaagttctcaaattagcaaaaaaatttgattaccatagggcctttagtaattatcgatgaaacctatggtaatcaatttatatttgctggaaaaattaccaaaggtttcatcgataattaccaaaacccctgtggtaatcatattttatcaattttttggcccccgcAAGTCCTCtaatatgtgttaaatgcaaaaatatgcaaaatatacattcctcaattatcctaaggagaaaaaaccctaaaagttcTGGAAcaattctcaaattggcaaaaacattttattaccgtagggccttcggtaattatcgatgaaaccttcggtaatttttccaacaagtataaattaattaccataggtttcattgataattaccgaaggtcctatggtaatcaaatttttgtgccaatttgagaactttttcagaacttttggggttttttctccttaggatcattgaagaatgtatattttgcatgtttttgcatttaacacacattaggagacttgtgggggccaaaaaattggtaaaatgtgattaccatagggatttcggtaattaccgatgaaaccatccaTAATTTTTGCAggaagtataaattgattaccgtaggtttcatcagtaattaccgaaagccctacggtaatcaaatttttgtgccaatttgaaaactttttcagaacttttggggtttttctccttaggatcattgaataatgtatattttgcatgtttttgcatttaacacacatttggggacttgtgagggccaaaaaattggtaaaacgtgataaccataggggtttcagtaatttccgatgaaacctataataattttttcagcaactacaaattgattaccgtatgtttcatcggtaattaccaaaggtccTACGGTAATCCAGAACCAAAGGACATTGCTCGCCATTAAAATAGCAATTGAAGATCTATCAAAACCATCAAGtggaccaaaattgaaatccaGAACCAAAGGACTAATTAAGAAGCAAACCATATTCCCAGCTATGGCTCCCAAAGCCCCAAAGAGAACATTCAATTGCTTCTCCGACCTCCTCGATgcagatttttcaaaagaaacttTGGCGAGCAacgtcaaaaacttaaaaataccCATAAATCCTAGTAGAATTGGAACAAAACTGCCATTTGCTAAAGACCCAGATTCTTCCGATCCACCATTTAAGTATTTCTAAAGTAGCAAAGAAGAAATAACCACAAGCGAGAAGGTAAAAGCATTCCGATACTCGTAGAAATAAAGGCGAGATTGAAGATGGGCATCATCAAGCATTAACCTAAAGATTTGAGCATTGCTTTCATTGAACTCAAACTTGTTGTCCTTAGATTTGGTCCTATTTCTAATCACAGCATTGGTTTTGGATGAGAACCCAGAAACTGAATAGGAGGAGCCACAAAAGGTCTCCttatattaaatctaaaataaaggacatccatgttttttaaaatttttttaagggtgtaatggatattaaagggcaaaacaaaaaaattcatcaATGCAAGGGTATATATCATCATAGCCTTTCTAAAGAGGGTATTATGCCAAATTCCCCATTTCCTTAAGGGTCTTCCAATAGGGATATGGACTAAATTCCCCTAACTGAGGCAACTCCATCCTATTCACGGCCTAGTAGAGATGGATTATGGGATACCTGGCCCGGATgtaacccatttttttttttttttaaatgttttggttttagattctcaaaattttttgcTTCGtagcataataatttaaacctttttttttttaattcaaacaaTATTTAATACAATCTAGAATACGTATATGAAAGACAATTGGTTAACAATTCTTTTTAAGCAAAGCATGTTATTTCCAAGCAACTTGACTAATTTGgattcacataaaaaaaaaaaaagaattattttgatataattagtgtgatttttctttttcttttttcttaaacaactttgaatatactattatttatgattaagagagagagagagagagagagagagagagagagagagagagagagagagagagagagagtgtgtgtacTATTATTCCATAAGACGTTTAATGCggtatttgattttaatattttgcaaaTTGCATGTCAGTTTGTGTTTATTTATACCTATCATAATCAAAATTGACTACCATATATAatatcatctttttttattgtaaaatactATACATGATATCATACCCGTACATATagcaaattattaataattgttaataattatttttgtactaTATGATAAGAAAAACCAATTCTTAATAATTATTTGTACTATATGGTATCTGATAAAGATTTTCAACCAATATTATGTATacatgtttatattttattttattttatttttttaaaaaaaaaagagtaagtataatatatatatatatatatattttttttttatcggcTAAAAATGTATAATATTTGTTTCAAACTATACAAACCAGCAGTTTTCCAATTCACTTATCAGCCTTGTAGTAACATTTTGTGATATGTCTATCTCCATGGACTTGATCTTCCAATCTCTGTCTCTGCTGCTTTTCATCCTTTTCGCCACATCAACATATTTCTTGTTCAATCACAAAAATTACAGCAACAGCAAAAACCTCCCACCAGGCAGTGCCGGATGGCCAATAATTGGAGAAACCATTGAATTCCTCTACGAAACCCCCGAGAACTTCATCAATCACAGAACCAAAAAATACTCTTCACAAGTTTTCATGACAAACATTTTCCGACGACCAACCGCCATCTTTTCCGGTCCCGCCGGCAGCAAATTCATCTCCTCCAACGACCAAAAACTCCTCAAAGTCTGGTACCCTCCTTCGCAACGAAGCCTTTTCCAGATGAACCGACCAAACCCGACACCGACACCGACACCGTCACCGTCACAGCCTTCTCCGGCTACTCAACCTCAACCTAAAACATTGACAAGCGCTTCTGGTTTTCTTAGACCAGAAGCGAGGTACGTGGCGAAGTTTGACTCGTTCACGAAGAGCTTTCTGAGAAGCTATTTGGAAGCAAAACAAGAAGTAGTGGAGGTTTATCCTTTTGCCAAAACGTTCACGCTGACTTTGGCCTGCAATTACTTCATGGGTCTGGAAGATTCCGAGCGAGCAGAGAACCTGGTGGGAAAGTTCGACGACTTGGCTATGGGTATTCATTCCATGGATTTGAACTTTCCGGGTACCATATTCCACCGAGCAAGCAAAGCGGCAGCTGAGCTCCGGAAGGAACTTGGAATTTTTATAGAGGAAAAAAGAGTGAAGATGTCGTCTAATAATGGGGTTGTGAAGGAAGACTTGCTTTCCCAGTTGATTGCTGGAAACCAGAGTGGCAGGAAATTTACACCCCCGGAGAAAATTGTGGAAACGATGTTGGGTTTGCTGACGGCTAGTTATAGTTCTGCTGCCACTGTAATCACTTTCATGGTTAAGCATATTGGTGAAAGGCCCGACATCTACCAAAAGATACTCTCTGGTATATATGTATCCAACttcatatatattgatattgtaacatttttagtaaattctataaatttttttttttatgggtattAATTTTGCTTGTATTAATGAAATTGATGGCAGAGCAATCTGAGATATGGTCAACGAGGGAAGGAAGTGATGAAGAAATAGGTTGGGAGCATATATACAGAATGAAGTATACGTGGGCTGTTGCATGCGAAACTATGAGACTAGTAGCACCTTTACAGGGAGCTTTTAGGGAGGCCATCACTGATTTCACCTTTGCTGGTTTCACCATTCCCAAAGGCTGCAAGGTACACTCATATTATTTCAATGattttgatgataaaaaaatgttaacatTTGTTACATATGTTATTGCAAAAATccttgatattatatatatatatatatatacatattgcaATGATATATATAATCTGCTTATTTCtatgcattatttttattaactgatACGACTTACTAATTAGTTTTTAAGTTAAATTGGATAtaactttttcaaattaaaaatttatacaaaaaaatgaaccCATAACATTACCAATAACATAAATCATATATGTTGATAATCAtcaatcaataataacaaataatatacatatatatatatatatgaaaattctatagTGAGGACGGTCTATATgaagaccgcagtattagtgacggttttttatagtattaacgacgattttttagaaaattatcaccaatactataaaaaatcgtcacaaatactgtggtccgtataaggaccgtccgcaccataaatggactgtatatatatatatatatatatgtttatcttATATTAGGTGTATTGatgaaaaaaaagttttatatttaacttttatatgtttttcaaaaaaagaaaaaaaaaaagaaaaagaaaggcctTTTATATGAATAGTATGGCATAAACAATCATTCATAATCAAAtactcaaaaattatttttataagaccTCATGTTATATGTAATTACATGGACTGTATGTGTTACAATCCACATAATTATTAGAAATTACATAAATGACATTTGCATAATGGATGTATAACTGTTGGTGCAGATTTATTGGGCGGTAAATATGACAAACAAGAATCCAGAATATTTTCCTGATCCAAAAAGATTTGATCCTTCAAGGTTTGAAGGAGAACATGGAGGATCACATCCACCTTACTCTTTCATTCCATTCGGTGGAGGACCAAGAATGTGCACTGGTAGAGACTATGCTCGCCTAGTAATCCTCACTTTCATCCACAACTTAGTCAATAAGTTCAAGTGCCAGGTTTTATACCCCAGTGAGAAAATTTTAAGTAGCTTGATGATGCCAACCCCAGCACAAGGACTTCCAGTTAGACTCCACCCACTTCCATAATTAATGACAATTAATATTATGTAATTGTTGGGATAATCTGTCtatattttaaagtttgaaaagccaatctatttgtttttttctttccttttcgtCTTGTTATTTGTTTTGTACGTGGATCATAAATGTTTCAATCGCATATAAGATATTACTAGCTCtacattattatttagttttttatgtattaaattaagaataacGTCACACCAATCATGCATATCAttgaactttatatatatatatatatatatatttttttttttggttgcgaATATGTTTTTTCAAATGTTTATGTTTCAATCAATGACATGCATATAAGTTatgaagttttatttttaatgtatttggGGGTGTTACGAAAATTAGTACCCTAAATAACTTTTAGGAATGTTTACTATATACTTTTGGTGTTTCTATTTTACCtctagtttcaatttttttgttaaaaaaaaaaaaagaagtacctTTATATATTAGCAccctaaataatatttatgttccctctaattttaaatctttcaagaccctcaattttaattttgatttcaatGTTGCCTTACATGATTAACTTTCATATATCCTTCAAACAAAatactttcatatatatatatatatatatatatatacacgtatatatatgtatatacagtccgtctatgatgcggaccatagtattggtgacggtttttcatagtattggtaacgattttctaaaaaaccgtcgttaatactatgaaaaaccatcactaatacttcggttctcatgcggaccgtcctcaccatagaatttccatatatatatatatgtatgtatatattatagtttccctaattttctatttttttaagttaattatatttattttgatttcacATGGGATTCTATATGGCTTATTACCCTTATTATAACTGAGAGAGAAATTTATTACCCATCTACATCAAATATTTTTGACGATAAAGAATTAGTAACActatatttgtttctttaaatTACAGGATGAACTGCCACTTTTttacaatttataaaaattaatttgaatttaccTCCTTTTTATTGATTAACTATGTGCCACGTTAAACAATTTTGGACGCATGTGTATTAGAGGGCCTTGGGAGAGCCCAAAATCAAGGCCTGGCCTACATTCAGAGGGCAATAACAGCAGGAAATACgcatactaaaattaaaaatgaaagattGTTGCTTTCCTTCtctataaaaagttaaaatttcgacagaaatattaaatatttataatataaaaaaatatttaaaatattaaatattaatagaaatccataaaaaaattatgagaaattaattgaaatttatataaaaaaataaaaaaatttattaaaactttaggatttgcttgtttaattaattaattatcaatttaattataaaaattataaaaatattgaatagatatttcATTTCTCTTAACCAATCGATTTATAGTAAGCGTTAAtggttataaatatattattattaataaacaaatatgcaaaactacatatttaataaaattatttattaattaagatatatggaataattattacaattatatggTATTTCacaaatatcaatttcataccATAAAAAACTTTTGGGaggttgaaaattattagtatGTTCTCCGTTttcattttaagatatgaaatataagaaatgattattaaaaattgtatcTCTTCGATAAGTTTGTCCTTAATTGTTAATATTTCGTCAATATAAATATCTAATAACTAAGTTTGTAGAGAATATATtccctttatatttttttaatttttatctacattttaatttttagctactttataatatttagaaaaatattaaatttattattgtaaaaatatatataataatggaaaAGTAAACTTGTAATTTGTCACGTTAATTTTCTCTAAAAATATGATAGGTAAACTTGTCTAGtataattttggatattatttattaaatataatttttttaatttttatttgcttaaatatTGGAaggtaattaaaatattaaaaaaatctatcaataatgttaatttggtgaaaagttttactaaaatcaataatattcataaaaagttttaattttttttgaaaaaattataaatacttttaaattttttattaaaattatggattttttaactaaattgtaAAAGATTTAATGTGGATGTTATGATAGAAGTTTCTAtagaaattatagaaaaatataaaaaatttcaatggatattatgaaaattatattatttttcatttagaagttaaatttcatttctatatgtttaaaaaatgtacaaatttcgcaaaaaaatttaatatgttaaACTATGCTTCAATGTTGAGATCACAAgttagtaaatttttatttacttttctacGTTGAGCTCTTTAACAAGAAAAATGGATCTTTGCATGGTGGGTGTGTGCTCCACCACCGGATCCTTCAAAACTCCACCACCGGATCCTTCAAAATCAATGTGAATAGagcttgaaataaaaaaataaaaaataaaaataaaaaaaagaagtaaattgTAAAGCTTAGGTTAAGAGAAAAGACATGTTCAAACCATCTAACTCAAACAATTTCCAACGGTAAATATCAGTTTCATGCTGGTAAAAACTCTCCAATAATAGATGTTAACATTAATgtcaaattttaacatttacaCTTTAATATTATGTGTTAAAAATTAGCAAtgtcaaataataaattttactaaACGGTGTTGGATACATCctttattcataaaataataatatttaacttAATAAAATGTTATGGgtttcacatattttcattattgTGAAA includes the following:
- the LOC107433828 gene encoding beta-amyrin 28-monooxygenase-like is translated as MSISMDLIFQSLSLLLFILFATSTYFLFNHKNYSNSKNLPPGSAGWPIIGETIEFLYETPENFINHRTKKYSSQVFMTNIFRRPTAIFSGPAGSKFISSNDQKLLKVWYPPSQRSLFQMNRPNPTPTPTPSPSQPSPATQPQPKTLTSASGFLRPEARYVAKFDSFTKSFLRSYLEAKQEVVEVYPFAKTFTLTLACNYFMGLEDSERAENLVGKFDDLAMGIHSMDLNFPGTIFHRASKAAAELRKELGIFIEEKRVKMSSNNGVVKEDLLSQLIAGNQSGRKFTPPEKIVETMLGLLTASYSSAATVITFMVKHIGERPDIYQKILSEQSEIWSTREGSDEEIGWEHIYRMKYTWAVACETMRLVAPLQGAFREAITDFTFAGFTIPKGCKIYWAVNMTNKNPEYFPDPKRFDPSRFEGEHGGSHPPYSFIPFGGGPRMCTGRDYARLVILTFIHNLVNKFKCQVLYPSEKILSSLMMPTPAQGLPVRLHPLP